From a region of the Thermosulfurimonas sp. F29 genome:
- a CDS encoding class I SAM-dependent RNA methyltransferase, translated as MRVEIERIVYGGEGLARLPDGRVAFVPWVAPGEEVEVRVLREHRDYVEAEPVRILSPSPDRVEPVCPRYGTCGGCQLQHLRYEAQIRIKEEMLREILRRQGGLSGDLVETVVPSPREFRYRNRLRFHVEPGTGGLGFVRRKSHDLVLTRECLLGDEALSRVLSAFVESDAWRRLQAFAKRVKLELSPAEGLVTILFWITVEPPAGDVEALSRELPGVKSVFYWVRGPRPRGPFPKDAPHGGRRLFPVPETIFPEADSPLYYVRPGVFTQANWEINLRIMEVLRPYAREVDRVLDLHSGMGNFLFPLAALVREALGVDTDPGAIEDGRYTAERLGLADRVRLERTTATEALIETWKAAETYPLVVLDPPRGGCRELMRYLPEVATRRILYISCDPPTLARDLRLLLQAGYEVERVIGFDMFPQTYHLEALAVLRKR; from the coding sequence ATGCGGGTAGAGATAGAGAGGATCGTGTACGGTGGGGAGGGGCTGGCCCGGCTGCCGGACGGCCGGGTGGCCTTTGTGCCCTGGGTGGCCCCGGGGGAGGAGGTGGAGGTCCGCGTACTCCGGGAGCATCGTGATTATGTGGAGGCCGAGCCCGTGCGTATCCTTTCCCCCTCGCCGGATCGGGTGGAACCGGTCTGCCCCCGTTACGGAACCTGCGGAGGGTGTCAGCTGCAGCACCTCCGTTACGAGGCCCAGATCCGGATCAAGGAGGAAATGCTCAGGGAGATCCTCAGACGCCAGGGGGGTCTTTCCGGGGACCTGGTGGAGACCGTGGTCCCTTCGCCGCGGGAATTTCGCTATCGCAACCGCCTGCGCTTTCATGTGGAGCCCGGAACCGGGGGGCTCGGTTTCGTGCGGAGGAAGAGTCACGATCTGGTCCTGACCAGAGAATGTCTCCTCGGGGACGAAGCCCTGAGCCGGGTGCTTTCGGCCTTCGTCGAAAGCGACGCCTGGCGCCGCCTTCAGGCCTTCGCCAAACGGGTGAAGCTGGAACTCTCTCCGGCCGAAGGGCTGGTAACGATCCTCTTCTGGATCACCGTGGAGCCCCCGGCCGGGGATGTGGAGGCCCTTTCCCGGGAGCTTCCGGGGGTAAAGAGCGTCTTCTACTGGGTGCGCGGGCCGCGACCCCGGGGCCCCTTCCCTAAAGACGCTCCGCACGGAGGCCGGAGGCTCTTCCCCGTGCCCGAAACCATCTTCCCGGAGGCCGATTCCCCCCTTTATTATGTCCGTCCGGGGGTCTTCACCCAGGCCAACTGGGAGATAAACCTCCGGATCATGGAGGTCCTGCGTCCCTACGCCCGGGAGGTGGATCGGGTGCTGGATCTCCATTCCGGAATGGGTAACTTCCTCTTTCCCCTGGCCGCGCTGGTGCGCGAGGCCCTGGGGGTGGACACCGATCCCGGGGCCATAGAGGACGGCCGCTACACCGCGGAGAGACTCGGGCTGGCGGATCGGGTGCGCCTCGAAAGGACCACAGCCACCGAGGCCCTCATCGAGACCTGGAAGGCCGCGGAGACCTATCCTCTGGTGGTGCTGGATCCTCCCCGGGGCGGATGTCGCGAGCTCATGCGCTACCTCCCCGAGGTGGCCACCCGGCGCATCCTCTACATCTCCTGCGACCCTCCGACTCTCGCCCGGGATCTCAGGCTTCTCCTTCAGGCGGGCTACGAGGTGGAGCGGGTGATCGGCTTTGACATGTTTCCTCAGACCTATCACCTCGAGGCCCTGGCGGTGCTTCGAAAAAGATAG
- a CDS encoding DUF3334 family protein, which produces MAEKRLGTVNQIAKLTCEAVKEVLEAATGSRIRYAPTVQRVPMVSLKPDLGCFIEFTGDYNGLFCMNFSGAAALELYRRAMTFMGMPEEELARDYTSDEVVNFIGEMVNQVIGAVRRKIEQQFGLTARNSQPRAIAINQTITLLLNTMIDRPQCRRLSFRTEDSAPFYVELGLEQTEFIPLEAPQEVDVDEILAQFG; this is translated from the coding sequence ATGGCCGAAAAGAGGCTGGGCACGGTCAACCAGATCGCCAAACTCACCTGCGAGGCGGTCAAGGAGGTGCTCGAGGCGGCCACGGGCTCCCGAATTCGCTACGCCCCCACCGTTCAGCGGGTGCCCATGGTAAGCCTCAAGCCGGATCTGGGGTGTTTCATCGAATTCACCGGGGACTACAACGGCCTCTTCTGCATGAACTTCTCCGGCGCCGCCGCCCTGGAACTCTACCGCAGGGCCATGACCTTCATGGGGATGCCGGAAGAGGAGTTGGCCCGGGATTACACCTCCGACGAGGTGGTGAACTTCATCGGGGAAATGGTCAACCAGGTGATCGGGGCGGTGCGGCGCAAGATCGAACAGCAGTTCGGACTCACCGCCCGGAACAGTCAGCCCCGGGCCATCGCCATAAACCAGACCATAACCCTGCTTTTGAACACCATGATCGACCGGCCCCAGTGCCGCCGTCTCTCCTTCCGCACCGAGGACAGCGCTCCCTTCTATGTGGAGCTTGGTCTCGAGCAGACCGAGTTCATCCCCCTGGAGGCCCCTCAGGAGGTGGATGTGGACGAGATCCTGGCGCAATTTGGATAA
- the mdh gene encoding malate dehydrogenase — MAKLCIIGAGAVGTAAAHWAAVKAVAEEIVLIDIVPDLARGKALDIAQSAPVYGFSCRVWGTEDFGALKGSDVVILTAGRPRKPGMSREDLLRTNLEVVRSCAEAVRDLAPESILIVVTNPIDAMVYAAFRTTGFPRNRVLGMAGVLDSARYRYFIAEALGVSPRDVQALVMGIHGDHMLPLTRLANVAGIPVTDLLPPEKISEIVERTRKGGGEIVSYLKTGSAFTCPGLAAVEMAGAVLRDEKRVFTCSVWLEGEFGFSEVFIGVPVVLGAGGLERVLTFELTEEERKALKASVESVRKQMALTGL; from the coding sequence ATGGCCAAACTCTGCATTATAGGAGCCGGAGCCGTGGGCACCGCCGCGGCCCACTGGGCGGCGGTTAAAGCCGTGGCCGAGGAGATAGTCCTCATCGACATCGTGCCGGATCTGGCCAGGGGCAAGGCCCTGGACATCGCCCAGAGCGCCCCGGTCTACGGGTTCTCCTGCCGGGTTTGGGGCACGGAGGATTTCGGGGCCCTCAAGGGCTCCGATGTGGTGATCCTCACCGCGGGCCGGCCCCGCAAACCCGGCATGAGCCGGGAGGACCTCCTGCGCACCAACCTGGAGGTCGTCCGTTCCTGCGCCGAGGCGGTTCGGGACCTGGCCCCGGAAAGCATCCTCATCGTGGTGACCAATCCCATCGATGCCATGGTCTATGCCGCCTTTCGTACCACGGGGTTCCCTCGAAACCGGGTCCTGGGCATGGCCGGGGTACTGGATTCGGCCCGTTATCGCTACTTCATCGCCGAGGCCCTGGGGGTCTCCCCCCGGGATGTGCAGGCCCTGGTGATGGGCATCCACGGGGACCACATGCTCCCCCTCACGAGGCTCGCCAATGTGGCCGGCATCCCCGTCACCGACCTCCTTCCCCCGGAGAAGATCTCCGAGATCGTGGAGCGGACCCGCAAGGGAGGCGGAGAGATCGTGAGCTACCTCAAGACCGGAAGCGCCTTCACCTGTCCGGGGCTTGCGGCGGTGGAGATGGCCGGGGCCGTGCTCCGGGACGAGAAGCGGGTGTTCACCTGCTCGGTGTGGCTTGAGGGGGAGTTCGGTTTTTCGGAGGTTTTTATCGGGGTGCCGGTGGTTCTCGGGGCCGGGGGACTGGAACGGGTTCTCACCTTTGAACTGACCGAGGAGGAACGGAAGGCCCTTAAGGCCTCGGTGGAGTCCGTCAGGAAACAGATGGCCCTCACCGGGCTCTAA
- a CDS encoding bZIP transcription factor → MRKGLVFLILLGLLVVPPGLARGSSGDEDLRALVQELLREVKELKKENAELRSELEKLKAQRAPAPARALITAPSKGKHSFFSKGAYGSKPSGVDFYGFFKIDAVWQDANAVGDEYVLWVLPEHNLRGGHKYGSDSTFTINFRHSRFGFNLWKYYGNWKLFGKFEMDFYTQSHGEDTLPWNPNHSPLRARRVFLGVEKGTWQLLAGLDWMTISQLYPHLSNFPSGTFMGNIGYRMPQIRVSKWFDLSGGRLKFEAALEKPYGFPRMEGIIWDEDPSDRAGYPGFEGRISYTTKIWGQPALIAVWGHYSEEEYDTVDGVEDADSYSLGLEAKFPIPLSFARRAFILGEIWTGTNLDGYYTGGVNQGTRFKLDNGLYVTDLRSKFTGGGKIVDVDEIDAVGGYVELEIFWTPELVTHFGWGIDNPDDGDLKYVKGARLQQQMYYANFIYRFTREFAVGGEYMYIDCDYRKSDGDDGKLNRFMASFYYFF, encoded by the coding sequence GTGAGAAAGGGGTTGGTTTTTCTGATCCTTTTAGGGTTGCTCGTGGTGCCCCCGGGGCTGGCCCGGGGGTCTTCCGGGGATGAGGACCTGCGGGCCCTGGTGCAGGAGCTCCTCAGGGAGGTAAAGGAACTCAAGAAGGAGAACGCGGAGCTGCGCAGCGAGCTCGAGAAGCTCAAGGCTCAGCGGGCGCCGGCTCCGGCCCGGGCCCTGATCACGGCCCCGAGCAAGGGGAAACACAGCTTCTTCAGCAAGGGAGCCTACGGCTCCAAACCCAGCGGGGTGGATTTTTACGGCTTCTTTAAGATCGACGCCGTGTGGCAGGATGCTAACGCCGTGGGTGATGAGTATGTCCTGTGGGTGCTCCCCGAACACAATCTCCGCGGCGGACACAAGTACGGATCGGATTCCACCTTCACCATCAACTTCCGGCATAGCCGTTTCGGCTTTAACCTCTGGAAATACTATGGAAACTGGAAGCTCTTCGGAAAGTTCGAAATGGATTTCTATACGCAGAGCCACGGGGAGGACACCCTTCCCTGGAACCCCAACCATTCTCCCCTTCGGGCCAGGCGCGTCTTCCTCGGAGTGGAGAAGGGTACCTGGCAGTTGCTTGCCGGGCTTGACTGGATGACCATCTCCCAGCTCTATCCTCATCTCTCGAACTTTCCCTCCGGGACCTTCATGGGGAACATCGGTTACCGGATGCCCCAGATCCGGGTATCCAAGTGGTTCGATCTTTCCGGCGGACGGCTGAAGTTTGAGGCCGCCCTGGAAAAGCCTTACGGATTCCCGCGCATGGAGGGCATCATCTGGGATGAGGATCCTTCCGACCGGGCCGGATATCCGGGTTTCGAGGGACGTATCTCCTATACCACCAAAATATGGGGACAGCCGGCCCTCATCGCCGTCTGGGGACATTACTCCGAGGAGGAGTACGACACGGTGGACGGCGTGGAGGACGCCGACAGTTACTCCCTAGGCCTGGAGGCCAAGTTCCCCATCCCCCTTTCCTTCGCCCGCAGGGCCTTCATCCTGGGCGAAATCTGGACCGGCACCAACCTGGACGGATACTACACGGGGGGCGTCAATCAGGGAACGCGTTTTAAACTGGATAACGGTCTATATGTAACCGATCTGAGAAGTAAATTTACCGGGGGCGGAAAGATCGTAGATGTCGATGAAATCGACGCTGTGGGCGGGTATGTGGAGCTTGAGATCTTCTGGACACCCGAGCTGGTCACCCACTTCGGCTGGGGAATCGACAACCCCGACGACGGCGATCTCAAGTATGTAAAGGGCGCCCGCCTTCAGCAGCAGATGTATTACGCCAACTTCATCTACCGGTTCACCAGGGAGTTCGCCGTGGGCGGGGAATACATGTACATCGATTGCGATTACCGCAAGTCCGACGGTGACGACGGCAAACTGAATCGCTTCATGGCGAGCTTTTACTATTTCTTCTAG
- the proC gene encoding pyrroline-5-carboxylate reductase, which yields MKVGFIGGGKMAEAILKGGLRAGIFRSEKVLVSTPGEERRAYLERTYGVRVLFDNPEAVRRSEVIILAVKPAVLPGVLEEIREAVRDANPLLISVAAGVPLARMTDILGEETRLVRVMPNTPALVLSGVSVLCKGGGASEEDLEMAERIFSALGETFRLPEELFDAVTGLSGSGPAYVFAFVEALVDGGVLVGLPREIAERLVVSTVLGAARLMKETGEDTYRLKAMVTSPGGTTIAGLKALAERGFHGAVMEAVARATTRSRELSRG from the coding sequence ATGAAAGTCGGTTTTATAGGCGGGGGAAAGATGGCCGAAGCCATCCTGAAAGGAGGGCTTCGGGCGGGGATTTTTCGATCGGAAAAGGTCCTGGTCTCCACCCCGGGAGAGGAAAGAAGGGCGTATCTCGAGCGGACCTACGGGGTGCGGGTCCTGTTTGACAATCCCGAGGCGGTACGCCGCTCGGAGGTAATTATTCTTGCGGTGAAACCGGCGGTTCTTCCGGGAGTCCTCGAGGAGATCCGGGAGGCGGTAAGGGATGCCAATCCCCTCCTGATCTCGGTGGCGGCGGGAGTCCCTCTTGCGCGCATGACGGATATTCTGGGGGAGGAGACCCGCCTGGTGCGGGTCATGCCCAACACGCCGGCCCTGGTACTTTCCGGGGTGAGCGTTCTGTGTAAGGGAGGTGGGGCCTCGGAGGAGGACCTCGAAATGGCCGAAAGGATCTTTTCCGCCCTTGGAGAAACCTTCCGTCTCCCGGAGGAACTTTTCGACGCGGTAACGGGGCTTTCTGGAAGCGGTCCGGCCTATGTGTTCGCTTTTGTCGAGGCCCTGGTGGACGGAGGGGTGCTCGTCGGGCTTCCCCGGGAAATAGCCGAACGCCTTGTCGTGAGTACCGTTCTCGGGGCGGCCCGGCTCATGAAGGAAACCGGTGAGGATACCTACCGTCTGAAGGCCATGGTGACCTCTCCGGGAGGAACCACCATAGCCGGGCTTAAGGCGCTGGCCGAACGCGGCTTTCACGGAGCGGTTATGGAGGCGGTGGCCAGGGCCACCACTCGTTCCAGGGAACTTTCCCGTGGTTAG
- a CDS encoding RlmE family RNA methyltransferase: MVRKKKNPWADHYSRRAREEGFPARSVYKLKEAQQKYRLISSGDVVLDLGCAPGAWSKYALKVVGPAGLVVGVDLSPVKISAPNFVFIREDVFEIVPDKLREISPKGSYDVILSDLAPKTTGDRSGDHFRSLHLARRALALARELLAPGGNFMVKIFEGERTPGFREEVKRCFQRIKVFRPTSTRSGSREVFIIGFSVTHGKSL, from the coding sequence GTGGTTAGAAAGAAAAAGAACCCCTGGGCCGATCATTACTCCCGCAGGGCCAGAGAGGAGGGTTTTCCGGCCCGCTCGGTTTACAAACTCAAGGAGGCGCAGCAGAAGTATCGTCTCATTTCTTCAGGGGATGTGGTTCTGGATCTGGGATGTGCCCCGGGGGCCTGGAGTAAATACGCCCTGAAGGTAGTGGGCCCGGCGGGACTGGTGGTGGGAGTAGACCTGAGCCCGGTAAAGATTTCGGCCCCGAATTTCGTCTTCATCCGGGAAGATGTCTTCGAGATCGTCCCGGATAAGCTTCGCGAAATTTCTCCGAAGGGATCTTACGATGTGATCCTGAGCGATCTGGCCCCCAAAACCACCGGAGATCGCTCCGGGGACCACTTTCGGTCCCTCCACCTGGCCCGCCGGGCCCTCGCGTTGGCCCGGGAGCTTCTCGCCCCCGGAGGGAATTTCATGGTCAAAATATTCGAGGGGGAACGCACCCCCGGGTTTAGAGAGGAGGTAAAAAGGTGTTTCCAGCGTATAAAAGTCTTTCGCCCCACAAGTACCCGCTCCGGTAGCCGGGAAGTTTTTATTATCGGATTTTCTGTAACTCATGGCAAATCCTTATAA
- a CDS encoding GGDEF domain-containing protein, with product MKSAKACKDRLGKKLWELLEPLLRLSLFWKMGVVIGACVVVNSIMAIYLYYQLKRTYFHLIDSPGYIYESMAREGLLYLENLKHLNPSSPDFVYNLSVLEIMLRHAVKGGVYRVSSQNNGDIIFEFPSKVKQLSIYPLLEDAYQRVEKLLTDRSLSPKTVANEFEAIEKDFNQILSWGFHTQYSFRKHLEKLFVQTARLKWVIGGVLAFFMIWGAVAFIAMVVIPLRRVAERIRGLTRGELAYRCLDDPESCHLSYYANDEIGNLTNAVNELIGKYSALSTFKHLIEEDEEVDEIYGRLAHVFKELGLETFVIFSVSNSQNTMQVIYSSPEDLEVNAEKLINANLCRAKRTGHIVSSLEAPRICKMFLWSDEADHFCIPMMYGGQCVGVVQFLLPPESSVRKRKSIQEKLRLAQEYIEETVPVLEAKRYAATLKEQSMKDALTDLYNRRFLEATLDTLVAGILRRKTTMGILMADLDYFKSVNDKYGHDVGDLILKETARILKSNVRQSDLVIRFGGEEFLILLIDCRDGESVRIAEKLRAAVEAHKFEVPGGTIQRTISIGVSEFPTDAQGIWEAIKYADVALYKAKEMGRNRVVRFTPDMWPLEEY from the coding sequence ATGAAATCTGCGAAAGCCTGTAAAGATCGGCTCGGTAAAAAATTATGGGAGCTTCTGGAGCCCCTGTTGAGATTGAGTCTTTTCTGGAAAATGGGAGTGGTAATAGGAGCCTGTGTGGTGGTCAATTCAATTATGGCTATATACCTTTATTACCAGCTAAAGCGAACCTACTTTCACCTGATAGATTCCCCAGGATACATCTATGAAAGTATGGCCCGAGAAGGGCTTCTTTATCTCGAAAATTTGAAACATCTGAACCCTTCCTCCCCGGATTTCGTCTATAACCTTTCGGTTCTGGAAATCATGCTGAGACACGCCGTAAAGGGAGGAGTGTATAGGGTGAGCTCTCAGAACAACGGGGACATTATTTTTGAGTTTCCCTCCAAAGTCAAACAGTTAAGTATATATCCCTTGCTCGAAGATGCCTATCAGCGTGTGGAAAAGTTATTAACCGATCGTTCTCTATCACCGAAAACTGTGGCCAATGAATTTGAAGCTATCGAGAAGGACTTCAATCAGATTCTCTCCTGGGGATTTCATACTCAATATTCTTTTCGTAAACATCTTGAAAAACTATTTGTTCAGACTGCACGCTTGAAGTGGGTCATAGGAGGAGTTCTCGCTTTCTTCATGATATGGGGAGCGGTGGCTTTTATAGCCATGGTAGTCATCCCCTTACGGAGGGTGGCAGAACGAATTCGAGGATTAACCCGTGGGGAACTTGCTTATAGATGTCTAGACGATCCGGAATCCTGTCATTTGAGTTACTACGCCAACGACGAAATAGGTAATTTGACCAACGCGGTCAATGAATTGATCGGAAAATACAGTGCCCTTTCCACCTTCAAACATCTAATAGAAGAAGACGAAGAGGTGGACGAAATTTACGGACGCCTGGCCCATGTATTCAAGGAGCTGGGGCTTGAGACCTTCGTCATCTTTTCGGTCTCTAATTCACAGAATACCATGCAGGTAATCTATTCCTCCCCCGAAGACCTGGAGGTTAATGCGGAAAAACTGATAAACGCCAATCTCTGCCGGGCCAAGAGGACCGGGCATATAGTAAGTTCCCTTGAGGCCCCGCGGATCTGCAAGATGTTCCTCTGGTCCGACGAGGCGGACCACTTCTGTATCCCCATGATGTACGGGGGACAGTGCGTGGGAGTGGTCCAGTTTCTTCTCCCTCCGGAAAGTTCCGTAAGAAAACGCAAGAGCATTCAGGAGAAGTTACGACTGGCTCAGGAATACATAGAAGAAACGGTTCCGGTCCTGGAGGCCAAGAGATACGCAGCCACCCTTAAAGAACAATCCATGAAGGATGCCCTGACCGACCTCTACAACCGCCGCTTCCTCGAGGCCACCCTGGACACGCTTGTGGCCGGAATATTGCGCCGCAAGACCACCATGGGCATCCTTATGGCCGATCTGGATTACTTCAAGTCCGTCAACGATAAGTACGGACACGATGTGGGAGACCTGATCCTCAAGGAGACCGCGAGGATACTCAAATCCAATGTGCGTCAATCCGACCTGGTAATTCGTTTCGGAGGGGAGGAATTTTTAATCCTCCTGATTGATTGTCGTGATGGAGAATCGGTAAGAATTGCCGAAAAATTGCGGGCAGCGGTGGAGGCGCACAAGTTCGAGGTGCCCGGGGGAACGATTCAACGCACCATCTCCATAGGGGTGAGCGAGTTTCCCACCGACGCCCAGGGGATCTGGGAAGCCATAAAGTACGCGGATGTGGCCCTCTACAAGGCCAAGGAGATGGGGCGCAACCGGGTGGTGCGCTTCACCCCGGACATGTGGCCTCTTGAGGAATACTAA
- the ileS gene encoding isoleucine--tRNA ligase: protein MDWKETLNLPRTDFPMKGKLPQREPEFLHFWEEIRLYEKLNRREGPLFVLHDGPPYANGHIHMGTALNKVLKDIILKSRRMMGYRAPYVPGWDCHGLPIELNVERELGVRRGELPKNEIRKHCRAYARRFVDIQREEFRRLGVLGDWKNPYLTMSPDYEATIAREFVRFLVSGRVYRRKKPVFWCTHCVTALAEAEVEYHDHRSPSIYVKFPLAEDALRALNLPETSAVLIWTTTPWTLPANLAVALNPEFDYVAVRWNEEVLILAEGRLSALCAELDRDLPEVIRRVDPRELEGKHVRHPFYDRESLLILADYVTLEAGTGCVHIAPGHGEEDYESGLRYGLEVYSPVDDTGHFEKELPIFGGRNIFKANPEIIALLREKGHLLHAEEVTHSYPHCWRCKRPVIFRATEQWFISMDEGGLREKALSAIERVRWIPRWGRERIRGMVEKRPDWCLSRQRAWGVPITVFICRACGEILREERYYEKVLALFEREGTDPWFELPAEALLPEGTRCPRCGSGEFRKEEDILDVWFDSGVSFAAVLERRPELAFPADLYLEGSDQHRGWFQSSLLCAVGTRGEPPYRAVLTHGFVVDGQGRKMSKSLGNVIHPQDIIEKYGAEILRLWVASEDYREDIRLSEEILRHLVEAYRKIRNTGRYLLGVLHDFDPERHLVSWEELPELERYLLLRLGELIRRVRRAYEDYEFHLVVHELHRFCVVELSSLFIDINRDRLYCDHPEDPRRRATQTVLYHALSALVRLMAPVLSFTAEDLYQHFPFRREAESVHLLSFPEVSWPEPDRGFRERWRRLLTLRGEVTRALEVARKETELIGSSLEAQVLVRPPEGERELFSDPDWWAYFVIVSSFEVREELPAAGPREVLLEGEEVPDFRVLVRRAPGRKCERCWQWRPEVGEDREFPGLCARCTRVVRRLAEEGRLSGG, encoded by the coding sequence ATGGACTGGAAGGAGACCCTGAATCTCCCGCGAACCGACTTTCCCATGAAAGGGAAACTTCCCCAGAGGGAACCGGAGTTTCTGCATTTCTGGGAGGAGATCCGCCTTTATGAAAAACTGAACCGTCGGGAAGGCCCTCTTTTCGTCCTTCACGACGGGCCACCCTACGCCAACGGGCACATTCACATGGGCACGGCCCTGAACAAGGTCCTCAAGGATATCATCCTCAAGAGCCGCCGGATGATGGGCTACCGGGCTCCGTATGTGCCGGGCTGGGACTGCCACGGACTGCCCATCGAGCTCAATGTGGAAAGGGAACTCGGCGTGCGTCGGGGAGAACTTCCCAAAAACGAAATCCGGAAACACTGTCGGGCCTATGCCCGGCGCTTCGTTGACATCCAGCGGGAGGAATTCCGGCGCCTGGGGGTGCTCGGAGACTGGAAAAATCCCTACCTCACCATGAGCCCGGACTACGAGGCCACCATAGCCCGGGAATTCGTGCGTTTTCTCGTCTCCGGACGGGTTTACCGGCGCAAGAAACCGGTCTTCTGGTGTACCCACTGCGTAACCGCGCTGGCCGAGGCGGAGGTGGAATACCACGATCACCGTTCCCCCTCCATCTATGTGAAGTTCCCTCTGGCCGAAGACGCCCTGAGGGCCCTGAACCTCCCGGAAACCTCCGCGGTGCTCATCTGGACCACCACTCCCTGGACCCTTCCGGCCAATCTGGCCGTGGCCCTCAATCCGGAGTTCGATTATGTGGCCGTGCGCTGGAACGAGGAGGTGCTGATCCTGGCCGAAGGACGCCTCTCCGCCCTCTGCGCCGAGCTGGATCGAGACCTCCCGGAGGTAATAAGGCGGGTGGATCCACGCGAGCTGGAGGGCAAGCATGTCCGCCACCCCTTTTACGATCGGGAAAGCCTCCTGATCCTCGCCGACTATGTGACCCTCGAGGCCGGAACCGGATGCGTGCACATCGCCCCCGGCCACGGTGAGGAGGACTACGAGAGCGGTCTCCGTTACGGGCTTGAGGTTTACTCCCCCGTGGACGATACCGGGCACTTCGAAAAGGAGCTTCCCATCTTCGGGGGTCGGAACATTTTTAAGGCCAACCCGGAAATCATCGCCCTCCTCAGGGAAAAGGGACACCTGCTTCACGCCGAGGAGGTAACGCACAGCTATCCCCACTGCTGGCGCTGCAAGAGACCGGTGATCTTCCGGGCCACCGAACAGTGGTTCATCTCCATGGATGAGGGGGGCTTGAGGGAGAAGGCGCTTTCCGCCATCGAGAGGGTGCGCTGGATCCCCCGCTGGGGAAGGGAACGCATCCGCGGCATGGTGGAAAAGAGGCCGGACTGGTGTCTTTCCCGACAGCGAGCCTGGGGGGTACCCATTACGGTCTTTATCTGTCGGGCCTGCGGCGAAATCCTCCGGGAGGAGAGGTATTACGAAAAGGTCCTGGCCCTCTTCGAAAGGGAAGGCACGGACCCGTGGTTCGAACTTCCGGCGGAGGCGTTGCTACCGGAGGGCACCCGCTGTCCCCGTTGCGGCTCCGGAGAATTTCGCAAGGAAGAAGACATCCTGGATGTGTGGTTCGACTCCGGGGTGTCCTTTGCCGCGGTTCTGGAAAGGCGCCCGGAGCTGGCCTTCCCCGCGGACCTCTACCTGGAAGGCTCGGATCAACACCGGGGCTGGTTCCAGAGTTCGCTCCTCTGCGCCGTGGGCACCCGGGGTGAGCCGCCCTACCGGGCCGTCCTCACCCACGGCTTCGTGGTGGACGGCCAGGGACGCAAGATGTCCAAGAGCCTGGGCAATGTCATTCACCCCCAGGACATCATCGAGAAGTACGGCGCGGAGATCCTTCGTCTCTGGGTGGCTTCGGAGGATTACCGGGAGGACATCCGGCTGTCCGAGGAGATCCTGCGGCATCTGGTGGAGGCCTACCGCAAGATCCGCAACACGGGTCGCTACCTCCTGGGGGTGCTTCACGACTTTGACCCCGAAAGACACCTGGTCTCCTGGGAGGAACTCCCCGAGCTGGAACGCTATCTCCTCCTCCGGCTGGGTGAGCTCATCCGGCGGGTGCGGAGGGCCTACGAGGATTACGAATTTCACCTGGTGGTGCACGAGCTCCATCGGTTCTGCGTGGTGGAGCTTTCCTCACTCTTCATCGACATAAACCGGGATCGGCTTTACTGCGATCATCCCGAGGATCCCCGGCGTCGGGCCACGCAGACCGTCCTGTATCACGCCCTTTCGGCGCTGGTGCGTCTCATGGCCCCGGTGCTCTCCTTTACCGCCGAGGACCTTTATCAACACTTCCCCTTCCGGCGTGAGGCCGAAAGCGTCCACCTCCTTTCCTTCCCCGAGGTCTCCTGGCCGGAGCCCGACCGGGGGTTTCGGGAACGCTGGCGGAGGCTGCTTACCCTCCGCGGGGAGGTGACCAGGGCCCTGGAGGTGGCCCGCAAGGAGACCGAGCTCATAGGGAGCTCCCTCGAGGCCCAGGTGCTGGTGCGTCCCCCGGAAGGCGAACGGGAACTCTTTTCCGACCCCGACTGGTGGGCCTACTTCGTCATCGTTTCCTCCTTTGAGGTGAGGGAGGAGCTTCCCGCGGCCGGTCCGAGGGAGGTGCTCCTCGAGGGCGAGGAAGTCCCGGATTTCCGGGTGCTGGTGCGCCGGGCCCCGGGACGCAAGTGCGAAAGGTGCTGGCAGTGGCGCCCGGAGGTGGGGGAAGACCGGGAATTCCCCGGACTCTGCGCCCGATGCACCCGGGTGGTGCGCCGGCTGGCGGAGGAGGGAAGGCTGAGCGGGGGTTAA
- the lspA gene encoding signal peptidase II yields the protein MIYGLALGILILDLLTKFLLERWLPPAGLSLVPGLLNLVRVRNPGVAFGLFRDWGWMGLWVWSLLGLAAGGLILYLGRTEKDRGRRVALGMISGGALGNAVDRILHGAVFDFVDLHWGAYHWPAFNLADAAITLGVGVYLLRLRS from the coding sequence GTGATCTACGGTCTGGCCCTGGGGATCCTGATTCTGGATCTCCTCACCAAGTTTCTCCTGGAAAGATGGCTTCCGCCGGCGGGTCTCTCCCTGGTCCCGGGTCTGCTGAACCTGGTTCGGGTACGCAACCCCGGCGTGGCCTTCGGTCTTTTTCGGGACTGGGGGTGGATGGGACTATGGGTGTGGTCGCTTCTCGGCCTTGCGGCGGGGGGGCTCATCCTTTACCTGGGAAGAACCGAAAAGGATAGAGGGAGGAGGGTGGCCCTGGGAATGATCTCCGGAGGGGCTCTGGGCAACGCCGTGGATCGGATCCTTCACGGAGCGGTTTTCGACTTCGTGGACCTCCACTGGGGAGCTTATCACTGGCCGGCCTTCAACCTGGCCGACGCGGCCATAACCCTGGGAGTGGGGGTCTACCTCCTGAGGTTGAGGTCTTGA